A region of Rhodamnia argentea isolate NSW1041297 chromosome 9, ASM2092103v1, whole genome shotgun sequence DNA encodes the following proteins:
- the LOC115732433 gene encoding ferredoxin--NADP reductase, root isozyme, chloroplastic isoform X5: protein MSVQQANAPKVSVSPLQLEDAKEPPLNTFKPKEPYTATIVSVERLVGPKAPGEVCHVVIDHGGNVPYWEGQSYGVIPPGENPKKPGSPHNVRLYSIASTRYGDSFDGRTASLCVRRALYYDPEKGKEDPSKSGVCSNFLCNAKPGDKVQITGPSGKIMLLPEDDPNATHIMIATGTGIAPFRGYLRRMFMESVPKYKFGGLAWLFLGVANSDSLLYDDEFSKYLRDHPDNFRYDTALSREQKNKNGGKMYVQDKIEDYSDEIFKLLDGGAHIYFCGLKGMMPGIQGTLKRVAEERGVSWEEKLSQLKKNKQWHVEVY, encoded by the exons ATGTCTGTGCAGCAAGCAAATGCACCAAAAGTTTCTGTCTCTCCATTGCAACTCGAGGATGCCAAAGAGCCCCCATTGAATACATTCAAGCCAAAGGAGCCTTATACAGCAACCATTGTTTCTGTTGAGAGGCTTGTAGGCCCAAAAGCACCTGGTGAGGTTTGTCATGTTGTTATTGATCATGGCGGCAACGTCCCCTACTGGGAAGGACAGAGCTATGGTGTAATTCCTCCT GGTGAAAACCCAAAGAAACCAGGGAGTCCTCACAATGTTCGTCTTTACTCGATTGCATCTACCAGGTATGGTGACTCTTTCGATGGTAGAACGGCCAGCTTGTGTGTCCGCCGAGCTCTCTATTATGATCCCGAGAAAGGGAAGGAGGATCCTTCTAAAAGCGGAGTGTGCAGCAACTTTCTTTGCAATGCAAAGCCTGGAGATAAAGTCCAAATCACAG GTCCTTCTGGGAAGATCATGCTTTTGCCTGAAGACGACCCCAACGCCACTCACATAATGATTGCGACCGGTACCGGCATCGCCCCGTTCCGAGGCTACCTTCGGCGCATGTTCATGGAATCTGTCCCCAAGTACAAGTTTGGGGGCCTTGCCTGGCTCTTTCTCGGCGTGGCCAACTCAGACAGCCTGCTCTATGACGATGAGTTCTCCAAGTACCTCCGAGATCACCCAGACAACTTCCGGTACGACACAGCGCTGAGCAGGGAACAGAAGAACAAGAATGGGGGCAAGATGTATGTCCAGGACAAGATCGAGGACTACAGCGACGAAATCTTCAAGCTCCTGGATGGAGGGGCTCACATCTACTTCTGCGGGCTGAAGGGAATGATGCCGGGTATCCAGGGCACCCTGAAGAGAGTTGCAGAGGAGAGGGGCGTGAGCTGGGAAGAGAAGCTGTCGCAGCTCAAGAAGAACAAGCAGTGGCATGTTGAAGTCTACTAG
- the LOC115732433 gene encoding ferredoxin--NADP reductase, root isozyme, chloroplastic isoform X3, with amino-acid sequence MAHSAVSQVSVAVPVGSDLSIRRSIFKPHTLSFCGTLWAPILTLDLSTKNARSKYRYTICMSVQQANAPKVSVSPLQLEDAKEPPLNTFKPKEPYTATIVSVERLVGPKAPGEVCHVVIDHGGNVPYWEGQSYGVIPPGENPKKPGSPHNVRLYSIASTRYGDSFDGRTASLCVRRALYYDPEKGKEDPSKSGVCSNFLCNAKPGDKVQITGPSGKIMLLPEDDPNATHIMIATGTGIAPFRGYLRRMFMESVPKYKFGGLAWLFLGVANSDSLLYDDEFSKYLRDHPDNFRYDTALSREQKNKNGGKMYVQDKIEDYSDEIFKLLDGGAHIYFCGLKGMMPGIQGTLKRVAEERGVSWEEKLSQLKKNKQWHVEVY; translated from the exons ATGGCTCACTCCGCTGTATCTCAG GTTTCTGTTGCTGTTCCTGTTGGTAGCGATTTATCTATTAGAAGATCGATATTTAAG CCACATACTCTTAGTTTCTGTGGTACATTATGGGCACCCATATTGACATTGGACTTGAGTACCAAGAATGCAAGATCCAAATACAGGTATACAATATGCATGTCTGTGCAGCAAGCAAATGCACCAAAAGTTTCTGTCTCTCCATTGCAACTCGAGGATGCCAAAGAGCCCCCATTGAATACATTCAAGCCAAAGGAGCCTTATACAGCAACCATTGTTTCTGTTGAGAGGCTTGTAGGCCCAAAAGCACCTGGTGAGGTTTGTCATGTTGTTATTGATCATGGCGGCAACGTCCCCTACTGGGAAGGACAGAGCTATGGTGTAATTCCTCCT GGTGAAAACCCAAAGAAACCAGGGAGTCCTCACAATGTTCGTCTTTACTCGATTGCATCTACCAGGTATGGTGACTCTTTCGATGGTAGAACGGCCAGCTTGTGTGTCCGCCGAGCTCTCTATTATGATCCCGAGAAAGGGAAGGAGGATCCTTCTAAAAGCGGAGTGTGCAGCAACTTTCTTTGCAATGCAAAGCCTGGAGATAAAGTCCAAATCACAG GTCCTTCTGGGAAGATCATGCTTTTGCCTGAAGACGACCCCAACGCCACTCACATAATGATTGCGACCGGTACCGGCATCGCCCCGTTCCGAGGCTACCTTCGGCGCATGTTCATGGAATCTGTCCCCAAGTACAAGTTTGGGGGCCTTGCCTGGCTCTTTCTCGGCGTGGCCAACTCAGACAGCCTGCTCTATGACGATGAGTTCTCCAAGTACCTCCGAGATCACCCAGACAACTTCCGGTACGACACAGCGCTGAGCAGGGAACAGAAGAACAAGAATGGGGGCAAGATGTATGTCCAGGACAAGATCGAGGACTACAGCGACGAAATCTTCAAGCTCCTGGATGGAGGGGCTCACATCTACTTCTGCGGGCTGAAGGGAATGATGCCGGGTATCCAGGGCACCCTGAAGAGAGTTGCAGAGGAGAGGGGCGTGAGCTGGGAAGAGAAGCTGTCGCAGCTCAAGAAGAACAAGCAGTGGCATGTTGAAGTCTACTAG
- the LOC115732433 gene encoding ferredoxin--NADP reductase, root isozyme, chloroplastic isoform X4, whose product MEKFSPHTLSFCGTLWAPILTLDLSTKNARSKYRYTICMSVQQANAPKVSVSPLQLEDAKEPPLNTFKPKEPYTATIVSVERLVGPKAPGEVCHVVIDHGGNVPYWEGQSYGVIPPGENPKKPGSPHNVRLYSIASTRYGDSFDGRTASLCVRRALYYDPEKGKEDPSKSGVCSNFLCNAKPGDKVQITGPSGKIMLLPEDDPNATHIMIATGTGIAPFRGYLRRMFMESVPKYKFGGLAWLFLGVANSDSLLYDDEFSKYLRDHPDNFRYDTALSREQKNKNGGKMYVQDKIEDYSDEIFKLLDGGAHIYFCGLKGMMPGIQGTLKRVAEERGVSWEEKLSQLKKNKQWHVEVY is encoded by the exons CCACATACTCTTAGTTTCTGTGGTACATTATGGGCACCCATATTGACATTGGACTTGAGTACCAAGAATGCAAGATCCAAATACAGGTATACAATATGCATGTCTGTGCAGCAAGCAAATGCACCAAAAGTTTCTGTCTCTCCATTGCAACTCGAGGATGCCAAAGAGCCCCCATTGAATACATTCAAGCCAAAGGAGCCTTATACAGCAACCATTGTTTCTGTTGAGAGGCTTGTAGGCCCAAAAGCACCTGGTGAGGTTTGTCATGTTGTTATTGATCATGGCGGCAACGTCCCCTACTGGGAAGGACAGAGCTATGGTGTAATTCCTCCT GGTGAAAACCCAAAGAAACCAGGGAGTCCTCACAATGTTCGTCTTTACTCGATTGCATCTACCAGGTATGGTGACTCTTTCGATGGTAGAACGGCCAGCTTGTGTGTCCGCCGAGCTCTCTATTATGATCCCGAGAAAGGGAAGGAGGATCCTTCTAAAAGCGGAGTGTGCAGCAACTTTCTTTGCAATGCAAAGCCTGGAGATAAAGTCCAAATCACAG GTCCTTCTGGGAAGATCATGCTTTTGCCTGAAGACGACCCCAACGCCACTCACATAATGATTGCGACCGGTACCGGCATCGCCCCGTTCCGAGGCTACCTTCGGCGCATGTTCATGGAATCTGTCCCCAAGTACAAGTTTGGGGGCCTTGCCTGGCTCTTTCTCGGCGTGGCCAACTCAGACAGCCTGCTCTATGACGATGAGTTCTCCAAGTACCTCCGAGATCACCCAGACAACTTCCGGTACGACACAGCGCTGAGCAGGGAACAGAAGAACAAGAATGGGGGCAAGATGTATGTCCAGGACAAGATCGAGGACTACAGCGACGAAATCTTCAAGCTCCTGGATGGAGGGGCTCACATCTACTTCTGCGGGCTGAAGGGAATGATGCCGGGTATCCAGGGCACCCTGAAGAGAGTTGCAGAGGAGAGGGGCGTGAGCTGGGAAGAGAAGCTGTCGCAGCTCAAGAAGAACAAGCAGTGGCATGTTGAAGTCTACTAG